The window TTTATTCAAATCATCAATTGAAGCTGTGATGACCGGCAAATCGAGATGAGAATCAATGCTTGTGTTCCCATGTCCAGGAAAATGTTTGGAAGTTGCAATCATCCCATTTTCTTGCAATCCTTTTAGAAAAGCATTTGAATGTTTTGCAACAAGTTCGGGATCTTCACCATAGGATCTGACATTTATAATTGGATTCAACGGATTATTATTCACATCGGCAACAGGAGCATAATTTTGATGAACACCAATTGCTCTTGCTTCTTGCGCTGTGATTTTTCCAAGTTCATAAGTTAGTTTTTCATCGTCTGCAGCCCCAATTGCCATAGTATTTGGAAATGCAGTAGCCCCATCAATTCTCATCGAAACTCCGTGCTCATAATCAGCAGCAATTAAAAGAGGAATTTTTGCGAGCCCTTGCATTTTATTTGTCAGAATAGCTTGTTCATATAACTCACTTAAAAAGAAAATCAAACCTCCAACTTTTTTCTCCTCGACTAAAAATTTTAATCGTTGATACTCAGGACTATCATCGCTCATATAAGTTCCATAAACATTTGGAAAAACCATCTGACCTGCTTTTTCTTCCAGCGTCATTTTAGAAAGAGTTTCTTCAACCCAGTTGTCATCGTGGTTGAGTAAAATATTTTCATTTTTTTGTTGATGTTGCTTCATCTTAAAGCACCCGAAATGAATGATTGATAAAATTAATAAGATGTATAAAAAATATTTTTTCATAACCTGATCTTTGAATTTAATTTTTTGTTTCAAGCAAAAACTCAACTTTTATTTTTCTGACTTTTGTTTTTATGAGCGAGATAAATCCTTATTTCAGCAAAACTAATATCTTGAGGTAATTTTGATTTAATTAAGGGAAGAAAATTCGTGTTTGTTTCATTCACAACTTTTTCAATTAATTCAATATGTTCTTGGGGAATCAATTTCGAGATATCAAATTCATATGAATTATCAATTAAAGTAACGATGTGCTCACCTATAATTGTATCGCTTAAATTTCTTCTTTCACAAATTTCAATCAAACTTAAACCTTCTCTAATCATATTCAAAGTGATGCGGACATTTTCTGGAAGGAGTTTATCTTTTTCATTATTCGATGAGAAATTTTCTAAAATAAAGTTATTTATTTCCTCAAGCATTGCCTCGCCGCACTTTAGAAAAATCTTTTCCGTCATATTTGGGATAAGATAAAATTCTTCTTTTGTTCTAGGCATTTTAATTGAAAGTTCTCTTAAAATTTCATCAGAGCAAATTAAAAATTCAGGCTGGTTAAATTTTGATGCGAGATGCTTTCTGACATTTTTAAGGCGATCAAACAGAGGAAGATTTTTTCTAAGATCAATTTGTGATGGAGAAGGTTTCTTTGGTTCAATTTTCAATTCTATTACTTTCAAATTTTCAAGTTCTTCTTCCCCTTTTTGAGTAAGCGAAAGTGTTGGATATAGAGAAGCTGCTTTTTCTACTTTATCTTGTAAAATTAGATCATTTATTTTTTGTTTGATTTTTTCTTTATCAATACCACTTAAGAATCCATAGGTCGAAACATTAAACAATTTATACTCAATAATTTTTTTAGACTTCGAACCTCTCAATATGTCCACAATAGTCGATGTCCCAAATCTTCCATTTACTTCCTTTATGGTTTTCAAAATTTCTTTTTCAATGTTTGTTGATGAAAGATCAATTCTAGATTTCGAAGCTTTACAATTGTCACAATTATCACATTGAAAATTTTCAGGGACTTCTTCTCCAAAATATTTCAAAATATACTTCCATCGACAATCGTTTGAGAAGACAAAATTTTCGATCTCATTTATTCTTGTAATTCCGCGTGCGAGATGTTCTTCAATCTCAGCAAAATTTATTGGTAATTGCTCGGAGTACATTCTTGGTTTTGTGAAATAAAATCCTTCGTTGAATGTTATCAATTTGTATTCAATCAAACCGCTTTGATCGAGTTCATCTAAAACTTTTTCAATCTGCGATCGAAATATCTCCGTTTCTTGAATTAAGTTTGAAAGATTAACTCGAACATCTTGTTTTGTAATAAGCGTCCCAAACTTTCTAAATAAATATTCAATAAGTGAGATCTCGTTTACAGTTAAATTACTTTTTATTTTTTCAAAGTCATTTGGAGTAATAAATAAACGAATAGTTATGAAGTCATTTTCAGAAACGATTTTTATTATTTCATTTTTCTCAAGTATTGCAATGATTGATTGAATCTGTTGTTCTGGGAAGTTATCTCCAAGAATAGAATTGATTTTTTTAAAATCGATTGGAAAAACTTTTTTGCTTTCTTCACCAATTTTTAGTTTGAGAAAATCATTTAGTTTGTTATAAAAGTGTAAGATTTTTTTTCTATCGGGAAAAGAATTAGCCAGAAAATATTCATAGATTTTTCGATCTGAACTTGAGTAAATCAAATAAGCAAACGCTTTAAAATTATCTCTTCCTGCTCGACCAATTTCCTGATAATAACTTTCAATAGAGCCTGGCATTCCAAAATGAATTACCGCTCTTATATCTGGCTTATTGATTCCCATTCCAAACGCATTTGTTGCAACTATGATTTCTGATTTATTATTTATAAAAAATTCTTGAATGGTTTTTCGTTCATCTTTAGTCATTCCTGCATGATATGGTAGAGAAGAAAAATTTTTTGAAACAAGTTTCTCATTTAATTCTTCTGTGTCTTTTCTGCTTGGACAATAAATTATTTTTGTACCTTTCACATCCTCAAGCAAGTCATAAACTTTTTCAAATCGATTTCGAATTTTAAATACCTCGATGTAAATGTTTGGTCTGAAAAATCCTTTAACGAAAATTTTTGGTGATTTCAGATTAAGTTTTTGAATAATATCTGCTCTTACTTCTGGAGTTGCAGTTGCAGTAAATGCAGCAATTGGACATCTCGGAATTCGTTCAAACACCTCAGAAATTTTTAAATAACTTGGACGGAAGTCGTGTCCCCACTGACTGATGCAGTGAGCTTCATCAATCGCTAAAAGTGAAATTTTAATTTTTTTGATCAAGTCCTGAAAATTTGGAGTGATAAACTTCTCAGGTGAAACATACAAAAGTTTAATTTTTCCTTCTAGAATTTTACCATTAACAGATTGTTGTTCACCAAAGGTTTGAAAACTATTCAGATAAGCAGAAGGAATTTTATTTTTTATTTGTTCAACTTGATCTTGCATTAAAGAGATTAATGGAGAGATGACTATTGTCAACCCATCCAAAATTATCGATGGAAGTTGATAACAAATTGATTTTCCAGCACCAGTTGGTAGAATTGCAAGGACATCATTTTTCTGGAGAATTGATTTAATTATCTCTTTTTGAGGATCTCTAAACTTTGTGTAACCAAATGTTTCGAAAAGTAATTTTTCAAGTTCCATTGAATTTAGAATTTATTTAGAAATTTGATCAGAGTTTTAATTTAAAATACGATTTTTCATTAAGCTAATTTTTTCTTCAAAACTTTATTTAATGATTGAGATTACAAAAAATCAAAATTATAAATTTACTTAAAGCCATTTTTAGTCGATAAGTTTAATTTTTTGTCTATAATTCAACTGTATCAATAAAAAAAAATGTCTTCGCATCATTTTGAAAAGAGAAATTAATTCATCTCTCATAAATCCGCATTGCCAAAAATGGCAATGCTTTGCAAACAAATCATCATAAATGATGATAGAAAATCTTTTCTTTATTAGTTGAACAAATTTCTTAAAAAGTGAAAATCATAAAATTCCT is drawn from Ignavibacteria bacterium and contains these coding sequences:
- a CDS encoding RecQ family ATP-dependent DNA helicase → MELEKLLFETFGYTKFRDPQKEIIKSILQKNDVLAILPTGAGKSICYQLPSIILDGLTIVISPLISLMQDQVEQIKNKIPSAYLNSFQTFGEQQSVNGKILEGKIKLLYVSPEKFITPNFQDLIKKIKISLLAIDEAHCISQWGHDFRPSYLKISEVFERIPRCPIAAFTATATPEVRADIIQKLNLKSPKIFVKGFFRPNIYIEVFKIRNRFEKVYDLLEDVKGTKIIYCPSRKDTEELNEKLVSKNFSSLPYHAGMTKDERKTIQEFFINNKSEIIVATNAFGMGINKPDIRAVIHFGMPGSIESYYQEIGRAGRDNFKAFAYLIYSSSDRKIYEYFLANSFPDRKKILHFYNKLNDFLKLKIGEESKKVFPIDFKKINSILGDNFPEQQIQSIIAILEKNEIIKIVSENDFITIRLFITPNDFEKIKSNLTVNEISLIEYLFRKFGTLITKQDVRVNLSNLIQETEIFRSQIEKVLDELDQSGLIEYKLITFNEGFYFTKPRMYSEQLPINFAEIEEHLARGITRINEIENFVFSNDCRWKYILKYFGEEVPENFQCDNCDNCKASKSRIDLSSTNIEKEILKTIKEVNGRFGTSTIVDILRGSKSKKIIEYKLFNVSTYGFLSGIDKEKIKQKINDLILQDKVEKAASLYPTLSLTQKGEEELENLKVIELKIEPKKPSPSQIDLRKNLPLFDRLKNVRKHLASKFNQPEFLICSDEILRELSIKMPRTKEEFYLIPNMTEKIFLKCGEAMLEEINNFILENFSSNNEKDKLLPENVRITLNMIREGLSLIEICERRNLSDTIIGEHIVTLIDNSYEFDISKLIPQEHIELIEKVVNETNTNFLPLIKSKLPQDISFAEIRIYLAHKNKSQKNKS